Proteins found in one Gimesia chilikensis genomic segment:
- a CDS encoding TVP38/TMEM64 family protein: MNAAGPEPEQSDHQSEQHQLVVGFVRLVVFLILACVIGLGYYFFRDRLTLEYFASQESYWKQFAAQHPVSIYLVAYLIYAGITGLSLPGAVPLTLTYGWFFGFWKGLILVSFASTTGATLAFLTSRYLFRASIQSRYQNKFQQINQQFEKEGAFYLFFMRLVVAFPFFLINVVMGLTTIRISTFWWVSQTGMLPGTAVFVYAGTSFPTLQELSEHGAKGILTPQLIFAFILLGTFPFLVKLIAQRFQQRK, from the coding sequence GTGAACGCTGCGGGTCCTGAGCCAGAACAGTCTGATCATCAATCTGAGCAACATCAACTTGTAGTTGGCTTTGTTCGCCTGGTGGTATTTCTGATTCTCGCTTGTGTCATCGGGCTGGGTTATTATTTTTTCCGGGACCGGCTGACACTCGAATACTTCGCTTCCCAGGAAAGTTACTGGAAACAGTTTGCAGCTCAGCATCCGGTTTCAATCTACCTCGTCGCCTATCTGATCTATGCGGGGATTACGGGGCTTTCATTACCTGGGGCAGTGCCACTGACGCTGACCTATGGCTGGTTCTTTGGATTCTGGAAAGGACTGATTCTGGTCAGCTTCGCTTCCACAACGGGGGCCACCCTGGCATTCTTAACCAGTCGCTATTTATTCCGAGCCTCGATTCAATCCCGTTACCAGAATAAATTTCAGCAGATCAATCAGCAGTTTGAAAAAGAGGGTGCGTTCTACCTCTTTTTCATGCGTCTCGTAGTCGCATTTCCCTTCTTTCTGATTAATGTCGTTATGGGCCTGACAACAATCCGAATCTCGACCTTCTGGTGGGTGAGCCAGACAGGTATGCTTCCCGGGACCGCCGTCTTCGTTTATGCTGGTACCAGCTTTCCCACCCTGCAGGAATTGTCTGAACACGGCGCGAAAGGCATCCTGACGCCTCAACTCATATTCGCATTCATTTTACTGGGCACCTTTCCGTTTCTGGTAAAACTCATCGCTCAACGCTTTCAACAGCGCAAATAA
- a CDS encoding mercuric reductase, with translation MTDRIQLLPDDEFNQDLIKKVHPADWSNPSPSGRYNLVIIGAGTAGLVTAAGAAGLGAKVALIERGLMGGDCLNTGCVPSKAIISSARTIHSILNSKELGIELAPEAASVNFQEVMRRMRKLRAEISHHDSARRFQELGVDVFLGEGHFLDRKTIKIGEQTLHFKKAVIATGGRPAVPDIPGIKNINYLTNENIFSLTELPSRLAVIGGGPIGCELAQTFARFGSQVTLIESHAQILSREDKDAAQIIQHQLERDGVKLVFNASTSLVSENEQEKLLTIETAGQTIKLEVDEVLIAAGRAPNVEGLELERAGVEYNPLSGVIVNDYLQTTNPDIYGAGDICSHLKFTHNADFQARLVIGNALFPGRSKASRLIVPWCTYTDPEIAHVGLHEHQAREKGIPVNTFIQKLDYVDRAILDNETAGFVKVHVKRGTDKILGATIVAAHAGDLISEITLAMQSGTGLKKLASVIHPYPTQADAIRKIGDQFNRTRLTPFLKSLLMKWLKWTR, from the coding sequence ATGACCGATCGTATTCAGCTACTTCCCGATGATGAATTCAATCAGGATCTGATCAAAAAAGTTCATCCCGCCGACTGGTCCAATCCGAGCCCCAGTGGACGCTACAATCTGGTGATCATCGGAGCGGGAACCGCTGGTCTGGTAACAGCGGCGGGAGCTGCTGGCCTGGGAGCGAAAGTCGCATTAATTGAGCGAGGTCTCATGGGGGGAGACTGCCTGAATACCGGATGTGTCCCTTCGAAAGCGATCATCTCTTCTGCCAGAACCATACACAGCATTCTGAATTCAAAAGAGTTGGGGATCGAATTGGCCCCCGAAGCCGCCTCTGTTAATTTTCAGGAGGTGATGCGGCGTATGCGGAAATTAAGAGCCGAGATCAGCCATCACGACTCAGCTCGTCGTTTTCAGGAACTGGGTGTCGATGTTTTTCTGGGTGAAGGCCATTTTCTTGACCGCAAAACAATCAAAATCGGGGAGCAGACACTTCACTTCAAAAAGGCCGTGATCGCAACGGGAGGACGTCCTGCGGTCCCCGACATTCCCGGCATCAAAAACATCAACTACCTGACGAATGAGAATATTTTTTCTCTGACAGAACTTCCATCCAGACTGGCAGTCATCGGTGGTGGACCAATCGGCTGTGAGCTCGCACAGACCTTTGCCCGCTTTGGTTCACAGGTCACACTCATCGAATCTCATGCGCAGATTCTTTCCAGGGAAGATAAAGATGCTGCCCAAATCATTCAGCACCAACTGGAACGAGATGGTGTTAAACTCGTCTTCAATGCCAGCACCTCTCTGGTCTCTGAGAACGAACAGGAAAAACTTCTGACGATTGAAACGGCCGGGCAGACAATCAAGCTGGAAGTCGATGAAGTCCTGATCGCAGCCGGAAGAGCTCCTAATGTTGAAGGTCTTGAACTGGAACGGGCCGGAGTTGAGTACAATCCACTGTCTGGTGTGATCGTCAATGACTACCTGCAGACCACAAACCCGGATATTTATGGTGCAGGGGATATCTGCTCTCACCTAAAGTTTACCCACAACGCTGATTTTCAGGCTCGGCTGGTGATAGGCAATGCGCTATTTCCTGGCAGAAGCAAAGCCAGTCGCCTGATCGTCCCATGGTGCACGTATACTGATCCAGAAATAGCACATGTGGGACTCCATGAGCATCAAGCCAGAGAAAAAGGTATTCCCGTCAACACTTTTATCCAGAAGTTGGACTACGTCGATAGAGCGATCCTGGATAATGAAACCGCCGGTTTTGTAAAGGTTCATGTCAAACGGGGGACAGATAAGATTCTAGGTGCAACGATCGTCGCAGCACATGCGGGTGATTTGATTTCTGAAATCACCCTGGCTATGCAGAGCGGGACCGGTCTTAAAAAGTTAGCCAGCGTGATTCACCCTTATCCAACTCAGGCGGATGCGATTCGTAAAATCGGGGATCAGTTTAACCGCACTCGTCTTACCCCATTTCTGAAGTCCCTTTTGATGAAATGGCTGAAATGGACGCGCTGA
- a CDS encoding DUF3604 domain-containing protein → MTTEYKTYFGDLHNHNHVGYAQGSLDRSFEIARNHLDFYAFTPHSYWPDIVEYDGKISHKWKNGFHIARSRWPEVVELAREFDRPGEFVTILGYERHGTQEGDYHILYPDLNGDYELIEDLAELQEFARNRGCLLIPHHPANRLGHRGFDATKLAPEVSPVLEIHSEWGCAEHDRAPFPYKRHTEGGRWTKHTLQYYLNQGYRLGVIASTDDHLGHPGGYREGLAAIKATELSREALFDAIRNRRTYAVTGDRIELDFFLNDQMMGQELSFTPDRRIKVHVRGWDEIDRVEVLKNGRVIHRDFPVDNIPDNQSWNHPVVLRFEYGWGPWPALGWGGTADWNFAIHVDGGEIQQFQPCFTPGPFDEFRRDQILDVSSNRLIVQSFTALKHQVDDWSQKAIVLRIQGNEETKVSVKCTQPSDCQLTQTLGELTVSNEMLFTRPFPWESAMLHRVVFQNQWETDFDFTDAGDGNQADWYYVRVIQSNGEMAWSSPIWVNSK, encoded by the coding sequence ATGACCACAGAATACAAGACTTATTTCGGAGACCTGCATAACCACAACCATGTGGGCTATGCCCAGGGTTCTCTGGATCGCTCTTTTGAAATCGCCCGGAACCATCTCGATTTCTACGCTTTCACTCCCCATTCCTACTGGCCTGATATTGTGGAATATGATGGCAAAATATCCCACAAATGGAAGAATGGATTTCATATAGCCCGCTCCCGCTGGCCGGAAGTGGTTGAGCTTGCCAGAGAATTCGACAGACCAGGGGAGTTTGTCACGATTCTAGGCTATGAGCGACATGGCACTCAGGAGGGGGACTATCACATTCTTTATCCGGATCTCAACGGAGATTACGAACTGATCGAAGATCTGGCTGAACTACAGGAATTTGCACGAAACCGGGGTTGCCTGCTGATTCCACATCACCCTGCTAATCGACTGGGACACCGTGGTTTTGACGCGACGAAACTGGCCCCCGAAGTGTCACCCGTCCTGGAAATTCATTCAGAATGGGGTTGCGCTGAACATGATCGGGCTCCTTTTCCGTATAAGAGACATACAGAGGGGGGACGCTGGACAAAGCACACGCTGCAGTACTATCTCAATCAGGGATACCGACTGGGAGTCATTGCCAGCACCGACGATCACCTCGGACATCCCGGTGGATATCGCGAGGGCCTGGCAGCCATCAAAGCCACCGAACTGTCTCGAGAAGCCTTGTTTGACGCGATCCGCAATCGTCGCACGTATGCGGTAACTGGTGACCGCATTGAACTCGACTTTTTCCTGAATGATCAGATGATGGGACAGGAGCTCTCATTCACCCCTGATCGCCGTATCAAAGTCCACGTGCGAGGCTGGGATGAAATCGACCGGGTCGAAGTCCTGAAAAACGGCCGTGTGATTCATCGTGATTTTCCCGTCGACAACATTCCTGATAACCAGTCCTGGAATCATCCAGTTGTTCTCCGTTTCGAATATGGCTGGGGACCGTGGCCCGCACTGGGCTGGGGAGGGACAGCAGACTGGAATTTTGCCATACATGTGGATGGAGGCGAGATTCAGCAGTTTCAACCCTGTTTCACACCGGGGCCCTTCGATGAATTCCGTCGAGATCAAATCCTGGATGTTTCATCAAATCGGCTGATCGTCCAGTCGTTTACAGCACTGAAACATCAGGTTGACGACTGGTCTCAGAAAGCAATCGTGCTGCGAATTCAAGGAAATGAAGAGACAAAAGTCAGCGTAAAATGCACCCAACCCAGTGATTGCCAGCTCACTCAGACTCTGGGTGAGTTGACCGTCAGTAATGAAATGTTGTTTACACGTCCGTTTCCCTGGGAATCTGCGATGCTGCACCGGGTTGTTTTTCAGAATCAATGGGAAACAGACTTTGATTTCACGGACGCGGGTGACGGAAACCAGGCTGACTGGTACTATGTACGCGTTATTCAATCCAACGGGGAAATGGCATGGTCGAGCCCAATCTGGGTGAATTCAAAATAA
- a CDS encoding M48 family metalloprotease yields the protein MPRYIRTGHGSHDSSLKLRLVVAAGIALFSLISFLMKSDVNEITGESQRVALTEQQEIALGLQALPAILDQHHGEHPDQEAQAYVDRVGKKLLASLNASLRKQGRRNPYRFDFHLLNDNQVINAFALPGGQIFITAGLFRQLETEGQLAGVLGHEMGHVLSRHGAQHMAQQEFTQGLVGAAGVAGGDASSAQMAQMIGSMVNMKYSRSDELESDRWGIKLMVMAGYDPYAMTGVMEILKRSAGGGRQPEIFSTHPDPGNRIQRIRDYIQRTYPQGLPDDLEP from the coding sequence ATGCCGCGGTATATTCGCACGGGACATGGATCACATGATTCTTCTCTGAAACTGCGACTGGTTGTCGCAGCCGGGATCGCGCTGTTCTCATTGATTTCGTTTTTGATGAAATCCGATGTCAATGAGATCACAGGGGAAAGCCAGCGGGTCGCTCTGACTGAGCAACAGGAAATCGCACTGGGACTACAGGCTCTCCCTGCGATTCTGGATCAGCATCATGGCGAGCATCCGGATCAGGAAGCACAGGCCTACGTTGATCGAGTGGGTAAAAAACTGCTGGCGAGTCTGAATGCGTCTTTGAGGAAACAGGGGCGCAGGAACCCCTACCGATTTGACTTCCACCTGCTTAATGACAACCAGGTAATCAATGCTTTCGCCTTACCTGGGGGGCAGATATTTATTACCGCCGGCCTGTTTCGACAACTTGAAACCGAAGGACAGCTGGCAGGAGTTTTGGGACATGAAATGGGGCATGTTTTGTCGCGACATGGAGCACAGCACATGGCCCAACAGGAATTCACGCAGGGGCTGGTAGGAGCTGCAGGCGTGGCAGGCGGAGATGCCAGCAGTGCCCAGATGGCACAAATGATCGGCTCCATGGTAAATATGAAATACAGTCGTAGCGACGAACTGGAATCAGACCGCTGGGGGATCAAACTCATGGTCATGGCAGGCTACGACCCCTATGCCATGACAGGGGTCATGGAGATTCTGAAACGCTCTGCAGGGGGAGGGAGGCAACCGGAAATTTTCAGTACGCATCCTGACCCGGGGAACCGAATCCAGCGTATTCGTGATTACATCCAACGCACCTATCCTCAGGGATTGCCTGACGATCTGGAACCTTAA
- the rho gene encoding transcription termination factor Rho codes for MSDFPADSINDEPSANQTDNDRSGDKSGGNRRRRRRRRKSDTPNPQGRQGQGANNRGRSGNNRGGRSRTGAKPQQRRSRSTSPAANENVTGVIEGVLELHPKAYGFIRDPKVNYKAQDSDAFVSSSLIEKHNLREGILIRGEVGPGTRGQGPRLKSIETIDGRTIEEYMEIKPFDELTPINPFEQIRLETGPMPITMRVMDLLTPIGKGQRALVVAPPRTGKTMLLQDIAEAVSKNHPEIRLMVLLIDERPEEVTEMQRSIKGEVISSSMDRDVESHVRTSQLIFERGKRLAEAGEDAFILLDSITRTARAFNKWVGNTGRTMSGGLDVKAMDIPKKMFGTARRFDEGGSLTVLGTALIDTGSRMDEVIFQEFKGTGNMEMVLSRELSDRRIFPAIDITLSGTRREEKILEPEALEGVTMLRRSLISLNPVEAMEQLSSTLKKFPTNKEFLEKIRAIL; via the coding sequence ATGTCAGATTTTCCTGCTGATTCCATAAACGACGAGCCCAGCGCCAACCAGACAGACAATGACCGCTCCGGCGATAAATCTGGAGGCAATCGCCGTCGTCGGAGACGGAGAAGAAAATCAGACACTCCCAATCCTCAGGGACGCCAGGGACAGGGAGCGAACAATCGCGGTCGCTCTGGCAATAACCGGGGAGGCCGTTCGCGTACCGGTGCCAAGCCTCAACAACGCCGGTCTCGTTCTACATCACCTGCCGCCAATGAAAATGTCACAGGTGTTATTGAAGGTGTTCTGGAGCTACACCCTAAAGCATACGGATTCATCCGGGACCCCAAAGTGAACTACAAAGCTCAGGATTCCGATGCTTTTGTTTCCAGCTCACTGATTGAAAAGCACAATCTACGTGAAGGTATCCTGATTCGGGGCGAAGTTGGTCCGGGCACCAGAGGGCAGGGGCCTCGCCTGAAGAGTATCGAAACCATCGATGGTCGCACTATCGAAGAGTACATGGAAATCAAACCCTTCGATGAGCTCACACCGATCAACCCATTCGAGCAGATCAGACTCGAAACAGGCCCCATGCCGATCACGATGCGGGTGATGGATCTCCTGACACCCATCGGAAAGGGACAACGTGCTCTAGTTGTTGCACCTCCTCGAACCGGTAAAACAATGTTGCTCCAGGATATTGCTGAAGCTGTCAGTAAGAATCATCCTGAAATCCGCCTGATGGTCCTGCTGATCGACGAGCGACCTGAAGAAGTCACCGAAATGCAACGCTCCATTAAAGGCGAGGTCATTTCCTCTTCAATGGACCGGGATGTTGAAAGCCATGTCCGCACCAGTCAGCTCATCTTCGAGCGGGGAAAGCGTCTGGCGGAAGCCGGTGAAGATGCCTTCATCCTGCTGGACAGTATCACCCGAACTGCTCGTGCCTTCAACAAATGGGTTGGGAATACCGGCCGGACCATGAGCGGTGGTCTGGATGTGAAAGCAATGGACATTCCCAAGAAAATGTTTGGAACCGCCCGCCGCTTTGATGAAGGTGGTTCGCTGACAGTTCTGGGCACAGCCCTGATTGATACCGGCAGCCGAATGGATGAAGTGATTTTCCAGGAATTCAAGGGAACCGGTAATATGGAAATGGTCCTCAGTCGGGAACTTTCCGACCGACGTATCTTCCCAGCAATTGATATCACGCTGTCCGGGACGCGACGCGAAGAAAAAATTCTCGAACCGGAAGCCCTCGAAGGGGTCACCATGCTTCGTAGAAGTCTGATCTCTTTAAATCCTGTTGAAGCCATGGAGCAATTGAGCAGCACGCTCAAGAAATTCCCAACCAACAAAGAGTTTCTGGAAAAGATCCGGGCGATTCTTTAG